In Arthrobacter sp. MN05-02, the genomic stretch CGGAGCGGGGGCGACCGCGGTTCCTCGTCCCCGCCCTGCACTACAGTTGCCGGGTGCCACGATCCACCCTGCCTCCCGGAGGAAGCCTGCGCCTCGTCGAACCGTCGGACGCCGAGCCCCTCGCGCGGGCCTACCGGCGGAACCGGGAGCAGCTCGAGCCCTGGGAGCCGCTCCGCGACGACGCCTTCTTCACGGAGGCGGGCCAGGCGGAACGGATCGCGGTGATGCTCGACGGCCTGGCCGCAGGCACCGACGTTCCCTGGGTCCTGACCGCGGACGAAGGGATCGTCGGAACGATCACGCTGACGGGGATCGTCCGGGGACCCTTCCTCAACGCCCACGTCGGATACTGGGTGGACCGGCGGCTGCAGGGCCGGGGCCTCTGCACGGCAGCCCTCGGGGAGGTGCTCCGGTACGCGCGCGACACCCTCGGGCTGCACCGGGTCCAGGCATCGGTCCTGCCGCACAACGCGCCGTCGATCGCCGTCCTGGAGCGGGCCTCGTTCACCGTCATCGGCGTGGCGCCGTCCTACCTGCGCATCGCCGGGCACTGGCAGGACCACACGCTCTACCAGCGCCTCCTGTACTGATCCGGGGGCACAGGGAGTACTATCGGTGCCACCACAATCAGTCAACGACGACGGACGTGTGATGAGCACCAGATTCTTCCTCCCTCTCGGCATCCTCAGCATCTCCCTCGGATTCTTCGCCCTGTTCGCGGGCGCCCGCGGCTATCCCCTCCTCCTGGTCGTCGTGGGCGGCATCGTGCTCGCGCGGCTGTGCTTCCGGCGTGCGCCCGCTCCCCGCAGGGACCCCGACGTCGGGCGCTCCTCCGGGTTCTCGATGCCCCCCGTCGGCACCTGCCCGCCCGAGCGCCTGCGCGAGGCACGCGATCTCGCGGCGCGCGTGCTCGAGGTTTCGGACACCACCGGCGCACACCGGCGGTGATGGCCTTCCCCCGGCCCGCAGAATCGGGTGCGCGCGCAGCGTGCCCT encodes the following:
- the rimJ gene encoding ribosomal-protein-alanine acetyltransferase, translating into MPRSTLPPGGSLRLVEPSDAEPLARAYRRNREQLEPWEPLRDDAFFTEAGQAERIAVMLDGLAAGTDVPWVLTADEGIVGTITLTGIVRGPFLNAHVGYWVDRRLQGRGLCTAALGEVLRYARDTLGLHRVQASVLPHNAPSIAVLERASFTVIGVAPSYLRIAGHWQDHTLYQRLLY